The Glycine soja cultivar W05 chromosome 6, ASM419377v2, whole genome shotgun sequence genome has a window encoding:
- the LOC114414474 gene encoding uncharacterized protein LOC114414474, with protein MEYSTNFHKLQTKKPTKPRKHHRQLRKIASLLRYAEVCVVLVLVSRLSINLPSTLKNTTECFRNFMGSPRFVFLLGNVIIITLFAQSGQFSSNHSSSAKHAPPEPADLYLEFLQNTTIHQKLQLHLSNNNRKPKPSVRLVAETVIIKGQEIDATKTAETSLEMNKKDYRRCQSDIIVKRVETEKLPPRVLQRCETQKVQVNNNNSYPEDGMSNDDFRRKVEAFIARQQRLRTTQLSN; from the coding sequence ATGGAGTACTCGACCAACTTCCACAAGCTCCAAACAAAGAAACCCACAAAACCTAGGAAACATCATCGTCAGCTCCGAAAGATCGCAAGCTTGTTGCGGTACGCAGAGGTGTGCGTCGTTCTGGTCTTGGTCTCGAGGCTCTCCATCAACCTACCCTCCACTCTCAAAAACACAACCGAGTGTTTCCGCAACTTCATGGGTAGCCCTCGCTTTGTTTTTCTCCTCGGAAACGTCATAATCATAACGTTGTTCGCACAATCGGGACAATTTTCATCTAATCACTCATCTTCAGCCAAACATGCCCCACCGGAACCTGCAGATCTCTATCTCGAGTTCCTCCAAAACACCACCATCCATCAGAAACTTCAACTCCATCTCAGCAACAATAATCGCAAACCAAAGCCAAGTGTGAGACTAGTGGCCGAGACTGTTATAATAAAGGGTCAAGAAATTGATGCCACCAAAACTGCAGAGACTAGTTTGGAGATGAACAAGAAGGATTATAGAAGGTGTCAATCGGATATTATTGTAAAGCGCGTGGAGACTGAGAAGCTTCCTCCGCGCGTGTTGCAGAGGTGTGAGACTCAGAAAGTGCAggttaacaataataattcGTACCCTGAAGATGGCATGAGCAACGATGACTTTCGTCGCAAGGTTGAGGCTTTCATTGCTCGCCAACAGAGGCTACGAACTACTCAActctctaattaa